Proteins from a single region of Candidatus Zixiibacteriota bacterium:
- a CDS encoding serine acetyltransferase — translation MHKTKNLLRDEIKNYYYRGCGTTSPSLSKKMKIWLYQFGMHCVVVYRFGQYAGEVYAKNKLLGLLYKIIHRFLDYIIKFIYHVDIDAVNIEPGLYIGHTGTIIIGPCNIGKNFCVTHNVTIGIGHAMGIENIPTIGDNVWVGTGSVITGAISIGSRVTISSGSILSRDIPDGCLVGGNPARVLLRDYDNSKLIIEPPPD, via the coding sequence ATGCATAAAACCAAGAATTTGCTTAGGGATGAAATAAAAAATTATTATTATCGGGGCTGCGGCACAACCTCGCCCTCGCTAAGCAAAAAAATGAAAATCTGGCTTTATCAATTCGGAATGCATTGCGTCGTTGTCTATCGATTCGGGCAATATGCCGGGGAAGTTTATGCAAAAAATAAGCTGCTGGGACTATTATATAAAATCATTCATAGGTTTCTTGATTATATAATTAAATTTATTTACCATGTTGACATTGATGCTGTCAATATTGAACCGGGATTATATATTGGCCATACGGGAACAATAATAATAGGTCCTTGTAATATCGGGAAAAATTTTTGTGTTACACATAATGTTACGATTGGTATAGGACATGCGATGGGAATTGAAAATATCCCTACTATTGGTGATAATGTCTGGGTGGGTACCGGTTCGGTAATTACCGGAGCTATTAGTATCGGCAGCAGAGTTACTATTTCATCAGGCAGCATACTATCACGAGATATCCCTGATGGCTGCCTTGTTGGCGGCAATCCGGCCAGGGTTTTGCTTAGGGATTATGACAACAGCAAATTGATAATAGAACCCCCCCCTGACTAA
- a CDS encoding acyltransferase, with the protein MLTTRKLKGYIVDVIILFLKITFLRRLESFKDFYHTFYMKQLMRKDHIAWNVECAKDAGVHVGENCRFLGNITYSTEPYLIEIGDNTIISGCVDFITHDGAVLLFNDGENDIFGHFGKIKIGSNCFIGFKSMFLPDVQIGDNCIVAAGSVIMNSFPDNSIIMGNPAKLVSHVDIFRKIKMSSKNTIRSKEYPFPKEEEMPKDQKKQMVIKHFENLPIRKPRSKKNR; encoded by the coding sequence GTGTTAACAACAAGGAAACTTAAAGGATATATTGTTGATGTTATAATTCTATTTCTGAAAATCACCTTTTTGCGCAGATTAGAATCTTTTAAAGATTTTTACCATACTTTTTACATGAAGCAACTTATGCGAAAAGACCATATAGCCTGGAATGTTGAATGCGCCAAGGATGCAGGAGTACATGTTGGAGAAAATTGCAGGTTTCTTGGAAATATTACCTACTCGACAGAGCCGTATTTAATAGAAATTGGGGACAATACGATTATATCCGGTTGTGTCGATTTTATTACTCATGATGGCGCTGTACTTCTTTTTAATGACGGGGAAAATGATATATTTGGTCATTTCGGAAAAATTAAAATTGGCAGCAATTGTTTTATTGGCTTTAAATCCATGTTTCTGCCTGATGTCCAAATAGGAGATAATTGCATAGTAGCGGCAGGTTCGGTAATTATGAATAGTTTCCCTGATAATTCAATTATAATGGGAAATCCGGCAAAATTAGTATCACATGTCGATATTTTCAGAAAAATTAAAATGAGCAGTAAAAATACTATTAGAAGTAAAGAATATCCTTTCCCTAAAGAGGAAGAGATGCCCAAGGATCAAAAAAAACAGATGGTGATAAAGCATTTTGAAAATCTGCCAATAAGAAAACCGAGATCAAAAAAAAATCGTTAA
- a CDS encoding glycosyltransferase family 2 protein: MPKVSVIIPVYNSTGFIDEALQSVFAQTFKDYEIIIINDGSTDNTKQVIEKYSDKIRYFYQENRGPAAARNNGIKKAKGEYIAFIDSDDIWHPEKLKMQVSILDSNQNIGMVFTENSLFDENGVYESSLGKRKRLMHGNLAENIFLYSYVATPTVMIRREVFDNIGLFEESIKMAEDDNMWIRIASNYRVELIYQSLVSVRDHPNRMTRQNNDLFNCIQISIDMLHSNYGDNVRKNIDKVVPKKMGQIYFNTGYKYFENQNTKEARKAFSKSIKYCKWNWKYYLYYITSLMPSSIIILIRRLKRKLYPSFDSETIRTRRD; this comes from the coding sequence ATGCCCAAGGTAAGTGTCATTATACCTGTTTATAATTCAACCGGTTTCATTGATGAGGCTTTGCAAAGTGTATTTGCTCAAACATTTAAGGATTATGAAATTATTATCATTAATGATGGTTCTACTGATAATACTAAGCAGGTAATTGAAAAATATTCCGATAAAATAAGATACTTTTATCAAGAAAACAGAGGACCTGCCGCTGCCAGGAATAATGGTATTAAAAAAGCTAAAGGCGAATATATCGCTTTTATAGATTCTGACGACATCTGGCATCCCGAAAAGTTAAAAATGCAGGTTTCAATTTTAGACAGCAATCAAAATATTGGCATGGTATTTACCGAAAACAGCTTATTTGATGAGAACGGAGTTTACGAATCCTCACTTGGAAAGCGTAAGAGGCTAATGCACGGTAATCTTGCAGAAAACATTTTTCTCTATAGCTATGTTGCAACTCCTACTGTCATGATTCGAAGGGAAGTGTTTGACAACATTGGGTTATTCGAGGAAAGTATAAAAATGGCTGAAGATGATAATATGTGGATAAGAATTGCCAGTAATTATAGAGTCGAACTGATATATCAATCGCTTGTATCTGTAAGAGATCACCCCAATCGGATGACACGTCAAAATAACGATTTATTTAATTGTATTCAGATTAGCATTGATATGCTTCATTCGAATTATGGCGATAATGTACGAAAAAATATTGATAAAGTCGTACCAAAAAAAATGGGGCAAATTTATTTTAACACTGGATACAAATATTTCGAAAATCAAAATACCAAAGAAGCGAGGAAAGCATTCTCCAAAAGTATTAAATATTGTAAATGGAACTGGAAATATTATTTGTATTATATTACAAGCTTAATGCCTTCAAGTATAATCATATTAATTAGGCGGCTGAAAAGAAAACTCTATCCATCATTCGATTCAGAAACCATAAGGACGAGGAGAGATTAG
- a CDS encoding oligosaccharide flippase family protein: protein MFDDFKSIIKHSVVYGMGGMLGKVVGFILLPLYTHYLSTSEYGTLELLELTTYIVGMFLAAGISQSLFRFYYDTEIPEEKNEIVSTALVAIWVISLSGFVVIALFSSSVSNIVFGSSDYTGLFRLVFLGLMFSLTGEIPMSFIRAQQKSVLFTTISLVKLIINLILNILFIVGFGWGIRGIILSALTTQSVISIIFSIYVIKICGFHFSLSKFSKMFKYGSPMIPAGLGYFILNFADRFILQRFTSLSDVGIYSLGYKFGMIMSSVIAQPFMLIWQAKMFEIAKKENAKKFFSLIFTYFMFVEIFFGLSLSIIIIDALKIISSPEYYNACFIVPIIAFSYILSGAYFYMQLGLLITKKTKYIAYIVIIIAAINMGLNFLLIPRIGIWGAAYSTVISYGLLCIFNYYVTQKIYYIKYQILRVFKLFIVALALYVLAFYVKVDNFIISITIKFIISLSYPIVLYLVKFYEPDELIKIKELIGELVIYIKGKISKTRISK from the coding sequence ATGTTTGATGATTTTAAATCGATAATCAAGCATTCTGTAGTTTATGGTATGGGTGGTATGCTTGGCAAAGTTGTCGGTTTTATCCTTCTACCGCTCTATACGCATTACCTTTCAACAAGCGAATATGGCACACTCGAACTTCTTGAATTGACCACATATATTGTGGGCATGTTTTTAGCGGCAGGTATTAGCCAATCGCTTTTCAGATTTTATTATGATACCGAAATCCCCGAGGAAAAAAATGAAATAGTCAGTACAGCCTTGGTTGCAATATGGGTAATATCATTAAGCGGCTTTGTTGTGATAGCGTTGTTTTCCTCATCTGTTTCAAATATTGTTTTTGGCAGCAGCGACTATACGGGTTTATTCCGCCTTGTATTTTTGGGTTTAATGTTCAGCTTGACCGGCGAAATACCCATGTCTTTCATCCGCGCTCAACAGAAATCTGTATTATTCACTACAATATCCTTAGTTAAGCTTATAATTAATCTCATCTTAAACATTCTTTTCATTGTTGGTTTCGGCTGGGGTATTCGAGGCATAATATTGAGCGCATTAACCACGCAAAGCGTTATTAGCATAATATTCTCAATTTATGTTATAAAAATATGCGGCTTTCATTTTTCCTTAAGCAAATTTAGTAAAATGTTTAAATATGGTTCGCCTATGATTCCGGCGGGATTAGGCTATTTTATCTTGAATTTCGCCGATAGATTTATTCTTCAGCGATTCACCTCGCTTTCGGATGTCGGAATATATTCTCTTGGCTATAAATTCGGTATGATAATGAGTTCAGTGATTGCTCAACCGTTTATGCTTATATGGCAAGCCAAGATGTTTGAAATTGCTAAAAAGGAAAATGCTAAGAAATTTTTCTCATTAATATTTACATATTTTATGTTTGTAGAGATCTTTTTTGGCTTATCGCTTTCAATAATCATTATTGATGCCCTTAAAATAATTTCCAGTCCCGAATATTATAATGCATGCTTTATTGTGCCAATTATAGCATTTTCATATATTTTATCAGGCGCGTATTTTTACATGCAATTAGGATTATTAATTACTAAGAAAACTAAGTATATTGCATATATTGTTATAATAATAGCCGCCATTAATATGGGTTTGAATTTCTTGCTTATACCAAGAATTGGAATATGGGGTGCTGCCTATTCGACGGTAATATCATATGGCTTACTATGCATTTTTAATTATTATGTTACCCAGAAAATATATTATATTAAATATCAAATTCTAAGAGTATTTAAGCTGTTTATAGTTGCTTTGGCTTTATATGTTTTGGCTTTTTATGTAAAAGTGGATAATTTTATTATTTCAATAACTATAAAGTTTATAATTTCTCTCAGTTATCCTATAGTATTATATTTAGTAAAATTTTATGAACCAGATGAACTTATCAAGATTAAAGAACTTATTGGAGAGTTAGTTATATATATCAAGGGAAAGATAAGTAAGACGAGAATTAGCAAATAA
- a CDS encoding polysaccharide pyruvyl transferase family protein: MVCNTTEQNSKKTILILGYYGNANTGDEAILSCMLNQLRDIYPDMEFCVLSGNTDFTSKMHKTASLPNILPSNYVRYIIGMLGRNRVNFINTLNRIKESSALIVVGGGLFFDKPAKNKYLLEFLGKISWMKKSGKTINVIGVGVGPLYENKSKIALRKILNTVDLITVRDNESKEALNQIGVSNPETYITGDIAILLEPSPSKQIVEIMKGEKLTADKNPVIAISIRGSDVQNPMLKKSIIKFCRYATEQYNAQIWFFPFQFSGNDDDRPGIRTLENEFGENNNVFFLYKEKSPMDILGLFSKADIVIGERFHSIIFSIIAQKPFIGISYLPKVERLFSEIGHKEWCVNLDNIDEDSLIKRFDNIWIEKDEIKLELADILISLRKKALLNFEILSKKAT, translated from the coding sequence ATGGTTTGTAATACAACGGAACAAAACAGCAAAAAGACGATTCTAATACTTGGATATTATGGTAATGCCAACACCGGCGATGAGGCTATTCTAAGTTGTATGCTCAATCAATTGCGAGATATTTATCCCGATATGGAATTTTGTGTTTTATCAGGTAATACGGATTTTACATCAAAAATGCACAAAACGGCTTCTCTGCCAAATATTTTGCCATCTAATTATGTCCGATATATTATCGGGATGCTTGGACGAAACCGGGTTAATTTTATTAACACATTAAATAGGATTAAGGAATCATCCGCTTTAATTGTCGTCGGCGGCGGATTATTTTTTGATAAGCCCGCAAAGAATAAATATCTCCTTGAATTTTTGGGCAAGATTAGTTGGATGAAAAAATCGGGGAAAACAATTAATGTCATAGGCGTGGGAGTAGGTCCTCTTTATGAAAATAAATCAAAAATTGCTTTAAGAAAAATCCTTAACACTGTCGATTTAATTACTGTAAGAGACAATGAATCCAAGGAAGCACTAAACCAAATTGGCGTATCAAATCCTGAAACTTACATAACTGGAGATATTGCAATTTTATTGGAACCATCACCGTCAAAGCAGATAGTGGAAATTATGAAGGGCGAAAAGTTAACTGCCGACAAGAATCCTGTAATTGCTATTAGCATTCGCGGAAGCGATGTTCAAAATCCAATGTTGAAGAAATCAATAATCAAGTTTTGCAGGTATGCGACAGAACAATATAATGCTCAGATTTGGTTTTTCCCTTTTCAATTTTCCGGCAACGATGACGACCGACCTGGAATAAGAACTCTTGAAAATGAGTTCGGGGAAAATAATAATGTGTTTTTCCTTTATAAAGAGAAATCTCCAATGGATATTTTAGGTTTATTTAGCAAAGCTGATATAGTTATTGGCGAACGATTTCATTCTATAATATTTTCGATAATCGCTCAAAAACCTTTCATAGGGATTTCATATTTGCCCAAGGTTGAAAGATTATTTAGCGAGATTGGACATAAAGAATGGTGCGTAAATCTTGACAACATTGATGAGGATTCTCTAATTAAACGTTTTGATAATATATGGATAGAAAAAGATGAAATTAAGCTTGAGCTTGCTGATATCCTAATATCCTTAAGGAAAAAAGCTCTTCTTAATTTTGAAATATTATCAAAGAAAGCAACTTGA
- a CDS encoding O-antigen ligase family protein, translating to MNINSGKHLNQISGAPRKTYLTTKTLWIASLLTLCLVGGLAIAFVQPLIIIGAIGGIIGAMSLIFHPFLGVLGYITFEYGNMAKMIPALGAIHSGKIIIVLTLLIWVIRSKMKGQINFVSDKLNWVMYIWLITAIISTQAAMDLDKSIQGVIDLLKWLIIYIMIINIVDDQPKWRMSMWLLLLLNFKMSQHQIRAYGAGLAASGSFQSHFIREGMGSGSSSFFGNAGDFGVAMCVVVPLAFYLMKAEKNTILKIIGLIFTIFFTVSLVKSGARGSIVGFAVIALIFWLKSSYKLPTAVSIILLAATYWVSAPDVVKNRFIAATEEEKDNTSAHRLLLWKTGINMFLDHPLTGIGINNFHESAGRYYLHGEDRAGALEPHNIFIKAISELGLVGITCVLSAIFLIFLRNRQIRKLLIKHNMKNDFIYNFSHGLDLALVGYITSGSFITVLYYPHLFIIMAFTASLYNITAKRIEQKLDLIEPENKNINTSAKFALSTNSKP from the coding sequence ATGAACATTAATAGTGGAAAACATTTAAATCAGATTTCTGGCGCGCCCCGGAAAACCTACCTAACCACAAAAACCTTATGGATTGCCAGCCTGCTGACTCTCTGTCTTGTTGGCGGGCTTGCGATTGCCTTTGTTCAGCCGCTTATAATAATAGGGGCAATCGGAGGCATAATTGGCGCTATGTCGCTTATATTCCATCCCTTCCTTGGAGTTCTCGGCTATATTACATTTGAATATGGCAACATGGCAAAGATGATTCCGGCACTTGGCGCTATCCACAGCGGCAAAATAATCATTGTCCTAACTTTACTAATATGGGTAATACGCTCAAAAATGAAAGGGCAGATAAATTTTGTCAGCGATAAACTTAATTGGGTTATGTACATTTGGTTAATAACAGCTATCATATCTACTCAAGCAGCTATGGATTTAGACAAATCTATTCAAGGAGTTATCGATTTACTTAAATGGCTGATTATCTATATCATGATTATAAATATAGTGGACGATCAGCCTAAATGGCGCATGTCAATGTGGCTTCTGTTATTGCTGAATTTCAAAATGAGCCAACATCAAATTAGAGCTTATGGTGCAGGGTTAGCGGCGTCCGGAAGTTTCCAGAGCCATTTTATCAGAGAGGGAATGGGCAGCGGCAGTAGTTCTTTTTTCGGAAATGCCGGCGATTTTGGTGTGGCAATGTGTGTTGTTGTACCTTTGGCATTTTACCTAATGAAAGCCGAGAAAAATACAATATTGAAAATAATCGGGTTAATCTTTACTATCTTTTTTACTGTGTCGCTTGTAAAAAGCGGCGCGCGGGGTAGTATAGTCGGCTTTGCGGTTATCGCTTTGATTTTTTGGCTAAAGTCATCTTATAAATTGCCGACTGCAGTTTCAATTATTCTATTAGCAGCAACCTATTGGGTAAGCGCTCCGGATGTCGTAAAAAATAGATTTATAGCCGCCACCGAAGAGGAAAAAGATAATACATCCGCCCATAGGCTTCTGCTATGGAAAACAGGTATTAATATGTTTCTTGACCATCCTCTTACTGGAATAGGAATTAACAATTTCCACGAAAGCGCAGGAAGATACTACTTGCATGGCGAAGATAGAGCCGGGGCGTTAGAGCCTCATAATATTTTCATAAAAGCTATCTCCGAGTTGGGGCTTGTGGGCATAACCTGCGTGCTTTCTGCTATCTTTCTGATTTTTCTGCGCAATCGCCAAATCCGTAAGCTTCTGATAAAACATAATATGAAAAACGATTTTATATATAATTTCAGCCATGGCTTGGATTTGGCCTTGGTCGGCTATATTACATCCGGCTCATTTATTACCGTATTATATTATCCGCATCTGTTTATCATAATGGCTTTTACTGCTTCACTATATAATATTACTGCTAAAAGGATTGAGCAAAAGCTTGACTTGATTGAACCGGAAAATAAAAATATAAATACATCCGCCAAGTTCGCGCTTTCGACAAACTCCAAGCCTTAA
- a CDS encoding glycosyltransferase, whose translation MTENKIKILHICETSGTGGAETVLLNIVNNLDKDIYHSSVVLFQTGWLYEKLIEKGIETYILESCRSFDLSLINRIRQIIKKFKIELVHSHLPDANAYSCLAAKLAGTPSVATYHGKIAFTNSIFSPNNIKLFLVKTLTKMVVSVSDFLKVDLTDKAGFPMAKVQTIYNGVDWKQFDNPIDISVKKGELGFKSDEILVGMVANIRPAKGYEYFIRAARLIADKKPKARFLIFGDGPDNLKQIIYDEISKLNLNGIVKIMGFREDIPDILPILDIFMLSSINEGLSIATIEAMGAGVPVVATKSGGPEEIITDGETGYLVPVRDEKSLAQKALICLKNRELSSSISQRAKAHVREKFGIENMIKQYEAVYQKCLERKNH comes from the coding sequence TTGACTGAGAATAAAATAAAAATCCTTCATATCTGCGAAACATCCGGAACCGGCGGCGCTGAGACTGTTCTTCTGAATATCGTCAATAATCTTGATAAGGATATCTATCACTCATCGGTTGTCCTATTCCAAACCGGCTGGCTTTATGAAAAGCTGATTGAGAAGGGAATCGAGACATATATTCTTGAAAGCTGCCGTTCGTTTGACTTGAGTTTGATTAATAGAATACGGCAGATAATTAAGAAATTTAAAATCGAACTGGTTCATTCTCATCTTCCGGATGCTAATGCCTATAGCTGTTTGGCTGCCAAGTTAGCCGGAACGCCATCAGTCGCAACATATCATGGGAAAATCGCTTTTACCAACAGCATATTCAGTCCCAATAATATCAAGCTTTTTTTGGTAAAAACGCTTACTAAAATGGTTGTTTCGGTTTCAGATTTCCTTAAAGTTGATTTAACTGATAAAGCAGGGTTCCCTATGGCTAAAGTTCAAACGATTTATAATGGCGTTGATTGGAAACAGTTTGATAACCCTATTGATATATCAGTTAAAAAAGGAGAGCTTGGGTTCAAATCGGATGAAATATTAGTGGGCATGGTTGCCAATATAAGACCTGCGAAAGGATATGAGTATTTTATCCGCGCTGCCAGATTAATTGCGGATAAAAAACCAAAGGCAAGATTTCTTATATTTGGGGATGGACCTGATAACCTTAAGCAGATAATCTATGACGAAATTTCAAAACTCAATCTTAACGGTATTGTGAAAATTATGGGCTTCAGAGAAGATATACCCGATATATTGCCAATTCTTGATATCTTTATGCTTTCCTCAATCAACGAGGGCTTATCGATTGCGACTATCGAGGCGATGGGAGCCGGCGTACCGGTTGTCGCTACTAAAAGCGGCGGACCTGAGGAGATAATTACTGATGGTGAAACAGGTTATCTTGTGCCTGTTCGCGATGAAAAAAGCCTGGCTCAAAAAGCATTAATTTGCCTGAAAAACCGAGAACTATCTTCGTCCATATCACAACGGGCGAAGGCTCATGTTCGGGAGAAGTTCGGGATTGAAAATATGATAAAACAATATGAAGCGGTTTATCAAAAATGTCTTGAGAGGAAAAATCATTAA
- a CDS encoding GNAT family N-acetyltransferase has protein sequence MKDIVEINEMKKLMSISKTINLIPLSEEKDKIKLWDNFVVNHPEGRFCHLSGYKKVVENSYNYTPYYYMLEKNGTIVGLIPFFVSKSIFLGKKMVSQPFSEYGGLLLDDMTSMEHEEVFSAVRAVMRQAKAGLAEIHGGFGIPESERNKHLMPIAPHFRAVITLDMDAETFFTKKINRMVRKAVRKAERNNVICYEKSDPEMVSKYFYPLFLLSMKRLGVPAHPLSYYTGFCKHLKDNLKIFWAEYDNKIIAALLGFTVGKGIHIINIVSDSAYWDKRPNDLCHWRFIKWGIENNYEFFDMGSVRYDGQEKFKKKWGIELMDYNHYLINIDPNKKMPSGSSFDSSSKTMRLFSTAWNKCIPLPLTRYIGPIVRKQLAR, from the coding sequence ATGAAGGATATTGTAGAAATTAACGAAATGAAAAAACTTATGAGTATTTCCAAAACTATAAACTTAATCCCGTTATCCGAGGAAAAGGATAAAATAAAACTATGGGATAATTTTGTTGTCAATCATCCCGAGGGAAGATTTTGTCATTTGTCCGGCTATAAGAAAGTGGTGGAAAACTCATATAATTACACGCCATATTATTATATGCTTGAAAAAAACGGCACCATTGTAGGCTTAATTCCTTTCTTTGTCAGCAAAAGCATCTTCTTGGGCAAAAAGATGGTTTCTCAGCCATTCTCTGAATATGGAGGCTTGCTTTTAGACGATATGACTTCCATGGAGCATGAGGAGGTTTTTAGTGCTGTCAGAGCAGTTATGAGACAGGCAAAAGCAGGTCTTGCCGAAATTCATGGCGGGTTTGGCATTCCGGAAAGCGAAAGGAATAAACATCTAATGCCTATAGCCCCGCATTTCCGCGCTGTCATAACGCTTGACATGGATGCCGAGACTTTCTTCACTAAAAAGATTAATCGCATGGTGCGTAAAGCGGTTCGCAAGGCAGAACGCAATAATGTTATTTGTTATGAAAAATCTGACCCGGAGATGGTTAGCAAATATTTCTATCCCTTATTTTTGCTATCAATGAAACGGCTGGGAGTTCCGGCTCATCCCTTGTCATATTATACTGGTTTTTGCAAACATCTAAAAGATAACCTGAAAATATTCTGGGCTGAATACGACAATAAAATAATCGCTGCCCTTTTGGGATTTACCGTAGGCAAAGGGATTCATATAATCAACATAGTATCAGACTCCGCCTATTGGGATAAACGCCCTAATGATCTCTGCCATTGGCGTTTTATAAAATGGGGCATTGAAAACAATTACGAGTTTTTCGATATGGGTTCTGTTCGATATGACGGTCAGGAGAAATTCAAGAAAAAATGGGGTATAGAACTTATGGATTATAATCATTATCTTATAAATATCGATCCCAATAAAAAAATGCCTTCAGGCAGCTCTTTTGATTCCTCATCGAAAACAATGAGGCTTTTCAGCACTGCCTGGAATAAGTGTATTCCACTGCCATTAACGAGATACATAGGGCCAATAGTTAGAAAACAATTAGCGCGCTAA
- a CDS encoding DegT/DnrJ/EryC1/StrS family aminotransferase, whose translation MLYLLPPAGFPISFADILKIIKARANSEKYSEMFKTKIAEHTGAKHCFLFNLGRTSLYHILKALIELSDSSKTDVVIPSYTCFTVAAPIARLGLKIRPVDIDPMTMDFDYEKLSRLDFEKVLAIVPSSLFGIISDWDKLLSIKQHNDIYLIDDAAQAMGSCYHDKPAGSFGDAGIFSLDRGKPLSTYLGGLMVTNDDEIADRVKKAADDLKLPGIKDELMIVIKIILYAMMLNARLFWLPNKIPFLKLGQTFFDEQFNMGLLSDLQSCAGAVMFSKLDSFNAIRVKNAKAICDGLSKDDRYRIPGYSQTNCPVYLRLPILARNKQERDWAIAALGKRGIKASAMYPSTINQIEGIEKYLAGQEGSFEGAQTVVDRLFTLPTHPYVRSNDIEKIIDCLTIR comes from the coding sequence ATGCTATATTTATTGCCTCCCGCCGGTTTTCCCATATCATTTGCCGATATACTCAAAATAATCAAAGCTCGCGCCAATTCAGAGAAATATTCCGAGATGTTCAAAACCAAGATTGCAGAACATACAGGAGCAAAACATTGTTTCCTTTTCAACTTGGGAAGAACCTCCCTTTATCATATTCTAAAAGCTCTAATCGAACTATCGGATTCATCAAAAACCGATGTCGTTATCCCTTCCTATACATGCTTTACAGTAGCTGCGCCAATCGCCAGACTCGGGCTTAAGATACGGCCAGTTGACATAGACCCGATGACTATGGATTTTGATTATGAGAAACTGTCAAGGCTCGATTTCGAGAAAGTTCTGGCAATTGTCCCCAGCAGTCTGTTTGGTATTATCAGCGATTGGGATAAATTATTATCAATCAAACAACATAACGATATTTACCTTATTGATGATGCCGCTCAGGCGATGGGTTCATGCTATCATGACAAGCCAGCTGGTAGTTTTGGTGATGCCGGTATATTCAGCCTTGACCGAGGCAAACCTCTCTCGACATATTTAGGCGGGTTAATGGTTACTAACGATGACGAGATTGCAGATAGAGTAAAAAAAGCCGCTGATGATTTGAAATTGCCCGGTATTAAAGATGAACTGATGATAGTTATTAAAATAATTCTTTATGCTATGATGTTAAACGCAAGATTATTCTGGCTTCCCAATAAAATACCTTTTCTTAAATTGGGACAAACTTTCTTTGATGAACAATTCAATATGGGGCTTTTATCTGACCTGCAAAGCTGCGCCGGCGCTGTTATGTTTTCCAAACTCGATAGTTTCAATGCTATTCGCGTAAAGAACGCTAAAGCGATTTGTGATGGATTATCGAAAGATGACCGCTACCGCATCCCCGGGTACAGTCAAACCAATTGCCCTGTTTACCTGCGTTTGCCCATACTGGCGCGAAATAAACAGGAACGTGATTGGGCTATTGCCGCACTTGGAAAAAGGGGGATAAAGGCAAGCGCAATGTACCCATCGACAATAAATCAGATAGAAGGAATAGAAAAATATTTAGCCGGCCAGGAAGGTAGCTTTGAAGGCGCTCAGACTGTAGTAGATCGGCTTTTCACATTGCCGACACATCCGTATGTAAGAAGCAATGATATAGAAAAAATCATCGATTGCCTGACTATAAGGTAA